From Bacillus sp. FSL K6-3431, the proteins below share one genomic window:
- a CDS encoding thioredoxin domain-containing protein, whose amino-acid sequence MTNQIENTHLSFGQKNAPVKVEVFLNLTCPYCATFYGIAEDILNEYLDNGQVEFIVKHYDKPREMLLNGTLINLFLDYEKPSRVKEILKELFETQEQWDHLNNQEIKNLLLEKYQLKEEPQNTEISLNVTAEAIRRSVKMVPTVFINNKEYQYPTELAADELKTAIDTALELIS is encoded by the coding sequence ATGACAAATCAGATTGAGAATACACATTTGAGTTTTGGTCAGAAAAATGCGCCTGTAAAGGTTGAAGTATTTTTGAATTTAACATGCCCTTATTGCGCTACATTTTATGGTATTGCAGAAGATATTTTAAATGAGTACTTAGATAACGGGCAAGTTGAATTCATAGTAAAGCATTATGACAAACCAAGAGAGATGCTGTTAAATGGAACGTTAATAAACCTTTTCCTAGATTATGAGAAGCCTTCACGCGTAAAAGAAATTTTGAAGGAATTATTTGAAACACAAGAACAATGGGATCATTTGAACAATCAAGAAATCAAAAATCTATTATTAGAAAAATATCAATTAAAAGAGGAACCGCAAAATACTGAAATTAGCTTGAACGTAACTGCAGAGGCCATCCGTAGAAGTGTAAAAATGGTACCAACTGTTTTTATTAATAATAAAGAATATCAATATCCCACAGAACTAGCTGCAGATGAATTAAAAACTGCAATCGATACAGCACTAGAACTCATAAGCTAA
- a CDS encoding class I SAM-dependent DNA methyltransferase, with protein MEYKGASVYDDNAFFENYLSRRHREESPNNIIEKPVLTKLIGDVIGEKILDLGCGDAEFGLELIEKGCTFYEGVEGSVNMVNRAINVLDGTHSKIHHSSMEVWDFPKVKYDKVVSRLALHYLETLELVFKQVYNSLKVNGQFIFSVQHPILTSSVKSASNSSSRTNWNVDDYFHTGKRVEPWIEKEVVKYHRTVEDYFQALKGAGFKIDDIKECHPRIENFKSEKEYLRRMRIPLFLLFSCTK; from the coding sequence ATGGAATATAAAGGTGCTTCAGTTTATGATGATAATGCATTCTTTGAAAACTATTTATCAAGAAGACATAGGGAAGAAAGTCCAAACAATATTATTGAGAAACCTGTATTGACCAAACTAATTGGTGATGTTATAGGAGAAAAGATATTAGATTTAGGTTGTGGGGACGCCGAATTCGGCTTAGAACTAATTGAGAAGGGATGTACCTTTTATGAAGGCGTGGAAGGCTCGGTTAATATGGTTAATAGAGCAATAAACGTCTTAGATGGTACCCATAGTAAAATCCACCACTCGTCAATGGAAGTTTGGGATTTTCCAAAAGTAAAATATGATAAGGTTGTTTCTCGACTAGCGCTACACTATTTAGAAACATTAGAACTTGTGTTTAAACAGGTATATAACTCTTTAAAAGTAAATGGGCAATTTATTTTTAGCGTCCAACACCCTATTTTAACTTCTTCAGTAAAAAGCGCATCCAATTCCTCCTCACGAACAAATTGGAATGTTGACGATTACTTTCATACAGGCAAACGTGTAGAACCATGGATTGAAAAAGAAGTCGTTAAATATCATCGAACAGTAGAAGATTACTTTCAAGCTTTAAAAGGTGCGGGCTTTAAAATAGATGACATAAAGGAATGCCATCCTCGAATAGAAAATTTTAAAAGTGAAAAAGAGTACTTGAGACGTATGAGAATCCCATTATTTTTATTATTTTCGTGTACTAAATAA
- a CDS encoding GNAT family N-acetyltransferase, producing the protein MSSKYKILINKPISKQEVPELRELIGWERRDNDFPSLFERCNFWAGVRNEGNKLIAFGYVAGMGLQHGYMEDILVHPYYQGQGIGVELVQELLGESERFGLEIVTLTYNSKHSNFYQTCGFTSCSGGLWRKDL; encoded by the coding sequence ATGTCTTCAAAATATAAAATATTAATAAACAAACCTATTTCTAAACAGGAAGTACCTGAATTAAGAGAGCTTATCGGATGGGAGAGGCGTGATAATGATTTTCCATCATTATTTGAGCGTTGTAATTTTTGGGCTGGAGTGAGGAACGAAGGCAATAAACTTATCGCTTTTGGTTATGTTGCTGGGATGGGATTACAGCATGGGTATATGGAAGATATATTAGTACATCCTTATTATCAAGGGCAAGGCATTGGAGTGGAATTAGTACAAGAATTATTAGGAGAATCTGAACGATTCGGATTAGAAATAGTAACGTTAACCTATAATTCAAAGCATTCGAACTTCTATCAAACATGTGGTTTTACCTCTTGTTCTGGCGGTTTATGGAGGAAAGACTTATAG
- a CDS encoding TerC family protein, which yields MELSLLIEYGWVLIILILLEGLLSADNALVLAIIAKHLPEEQQKKAINIGLILAFIFRIGAIFIISYLFHVWQVQAIGAAYLIFIALKHLLKKDHGEKEKKGNSYRMTVAQIALADIAFAVDSILAAVALVIDLPDTPMGDIGGMDGAKFIVIVIGAIAGLIVIRFAAGLFVRLLTKRPSLEKAAMLLVGWVGVKLLMHTLAHPSVDIISHDFVEGVIWKSIFWSVMVLIALGGWFLSKEKA from the coding sequence ATGGAACTATCTTTATTAATAGAATATGGCTGGGTTTTAATTATTTTGATTCTTTTAGAGGGTTTATTATCTGCTGATAATGCTTTAGTTTTGGCTATAATTGCAAAGCATTTACCTGAAGAACAGCAAAAAAAAGCGATTAATATTGGTCTGATTTTAGCTTTTATATTTAGAATTGGTGCAATTTTTATTATTTCGTACCTTTTTCATGTTTGGCAAGTTCAAGCGATTGGGGCTGCATATTTAATTTTCATCGCTTTAAAACATTTACTTAAAAAGGACCACGGGGAAAAAGAGAAAAAAGGGAATAGCTATCGTATGACTGTTGCCCAAATTGCATTAGCAGATATCGCATTCGCTGTTGATTCTATTTTAGCAGCAGTAGCTCTAGTTATTGATTTGCCTGATACTCCTATGGGTGATATTGGTGGTATGGATGGCGCTAAATTTATTGTTATTGTAATAGGCGCAATTGCAGGTTTAATTGTTATTCGATTTGCAGCAGGTCTCTTTGTTAGGTTATTGACAAAACGCCCTAGTCTTGAAAAAGCCGCAATGTTATTAGTTGGTTGGGTTGGTGTTAAGTTATTAATGCATACTCTGGCTCATCCTTCAGTGGACATTATTTCTCATGATTTTGTCGAAGGAGTAATTTGGAAGTCCATCTTTTGGTCAGTTATGGTTCTTATTGCTTTAGGTGGTTGGTTTCTATCTAAAGAAAAAGCATAA